GTTCCCACTGCCTGAGGGGTAAGTGCCTGCGAGTGGTGGGAGGATCCATGTGGAAAAGGTGTCATGTCAGGTAAAAAAGCTGTCAGGTAGCTGGGATACTGGGAAGAAAAGCTGCTGTGTTGTACCAGGTGCAGTGGTGAACTGGGTTGAGTTTACAGTGTTGCCCTGGATGAAGGGGGCATGGTTTAAGGCACGCTGCAAACCAGCTAAGCACACCCTTCAGTGAAGACGAGTCTGAAAGGAAATATCCTTGTCCCAGTGCCCTGGATCGTGTTGTGTTCTACAGCATGGATTTGGGCACCTTGGGTCACAATTTGAGTGACTTAGGAATTTATCTGAGGAGGGTTCAACGCCTTGGATGTTTTTACGTTTTACCGCCTGCTACCAGTGTGCCATTGACAGCAAAGGCTATATATTCCTCGTATACCCCGCCATGGGATCCGGTTTGGGATAGACTTGGAAGCCAGTAGCATTGAGCACAACGCGTAGGCTAGTTTTGTAAGTAAATAACCAAGGTTTTAAATCCCGTCTCCCTGAACGAGGAGCTTCTAAGACAGAAATTGATAGCGTGAAGGTGTCTTGAGACCTGCTCTGGCTTGTTCCCAGTGACAGTGGGCAACTTGCTGCTTTTAGAAGTATTTCTCACTCTCTGATCAGAGCAGCAAAGGAGGCACAGGGCCTGAAGCCTTTTCCAGAAGACTTACATAGCTACTAGTGAAAGCCAGGCTGCGTTGTTTTCTGACTGGCCTTGTGTGAACAGGGAGGGTTCAGGGAGTTTGCAGGGCAGCAGTGAAACAAGAGAAGCTGACTAGCAAGATCTGCGCCTGTGGGGAAAAGGGGGATCATTGGCCAAAATGCAAGAAGTGAGAGATGCTGTTTGATTTGAGCTCTTGGAGCCTCTTTGTTCACAGttttggggaggagaagggttATGGGAAATGGTTTGCCACCATCTCACTcggtattttggttttttttgttgtaggGTTTGTAACATCTGCAACCAGAAGCTTGACTGTCCTGAAAACATCTCTTAATAAAATCACAAAAGACAGCGTTTGTggaagtgcttttcttttttttttttcttttttttttttttttttcccccaccaagaTGTATTCCAGGAAAGCCTTGCCCCCAGCCTTTGGTATGGAGGGAATTCTGTTACGTTTCTTCCAGCTTGTGTTACCCTTCTGGAGTGAACTTACCAGATCCTGATCTAAACAAAGTGGATACAAAAGGATAGTTTCTAGGTAGAGCTGGAGCAGCAATCTGGTATTTAGGGGGCTGCGAATAACACTACACGTAAACTGGAGTAGTACTGGTAATTATTCACTTATGTACTGGTCTGTTTCTCCAAGGTTTCCAGAAGGGGGAGTATTTTTAGCAGTGTCCAAAGCAGTTGCAGTAGTTTATACCTTCCCAGCTTCAACTGAAGTATTACTATATTTTGCTAAATGCTTTTTCACCTCTATACATCCACTTCCCTTGTCACTGAAAAGATGTTCAGTGTGTTACTTTCAGGGCTGCAGACCGAGTAGGAACGTTATAGCTCCTCTTAGGGACAGGTAATGTCAGTTGGTGGAGACGCGGAGTGAGACAAACTTCTGAGCAGGTATTTACGTATTagttggggggaggagggaagcgcAGATTCCTAATTTCAAACCTTCTGTCCTAAGCTTTCAGATGGAAAAGTATTTAAGTGATTGGGGAAAAACTTGTCTTCCTTTGAGGCTTGATTAGACAGTCCATTAATTTGTCCCTGTAGTAATAACTGGCTTTAATGAGCTGTAGGGTAACACAGGTAGATCCTGAAGTCGGTAACAGATTTCAAGGCTACTTATGCTATTGAAATGCGTAGTCTGTAGGCAGGGATGTGTTTTCACTGCTGTTCTGTTGCTGTAGGAATTACTTTTGATGCTGTTTGCTGCTGTCAAGCTAAAGCCCTGTAGCTGAAGCAGAACTGAGCATTTGGTTGAGTTTCAGGCAGAGATTCTTGTTGTGTCAGCTCCTTTCCCAGCGTGTTTTTAAAAGTCTGGTGCACTAATGGGCAGAGACTTACGCACATTGTAAGAGATCACGCACACAGGATCAAGGGCTTTGTTTTGTTCAGATACCGAGAAATTCAGAACCTGTTTGTTGCATTAACAAAAATTTTACAAATCTGCAAAACGTATTGCTTAGGAATAGCTTGTATGTCCAGATTTCCATTTTTTCAGGAAGCTTGTCTGCAGGAGCTAGGCAGGCAACTTCTGAACTGGAATTTCAAACTGACGGTGTCGGGAACTAGTCTGTCTGGCAGCGTGTATGGATGTGTGAGCCACAGCCTTCCTGTTCCCAGCTTCTCTGGCAGGTTTCCTGGAAACCCAGCCTGGCAGGGTGCTGTCTGGGAAGCTGGTTAAGTGTCAGAGACAGATGCGCTTTTTCAGGGCGTAAGAGAATGAGTGGTTTCAGGTTTCTGTGCCCATCTTTCAgtggaaagctttaaaaaaaatgtttttacgTGTTGAGTGTTAAGTAATACCAACGTtcgtttttgattttttttttaaataattttgaatttggaaaaaaattctggagggaagaaaaagaaggtgagACACCAGCTTTGTCAGTTTTAGGAGCAGGAAATGTGAAAGCTGGAAGGCCTGACACAATGGAAGAGTGACGTGCAGCACAAAGCCTTGCACGTTGTGTCTAAGTTCTTAAAACATTCCCATGTGCTAGATAATGATCAGCTAGAAAtttctcctgccctcctccaggGAGGGCTGGCTTTCCTGGAGGTTGCGcagtttctttctggttttaaagcCCTCCAGCCCAGTCCATCAGCCTCTCTCAGTGCTGGTCACTGGTAGAATCAAGAGATGTTTAGTCGCTTGTGCATAAGATCAAGAGGTGTGTAAGAAGTGTGTTTAAGAGTGGTATTGCTGTACCTTTCTTCTTGCTAGATCCATCGTGTGAGAAGCTGAGGACAATATCGAGGATTATCTCAATGGTCAAGGTTTGCATGTGTGAACTGAATACCTTTCTAGCCTGCATGGGtataccaccaccaccacgatCTGTTTGAAGAAGCTGCTAAAGGGGAGGTAGAGGCCTCTCTCAGTTCCTACGACTTGAGGGTGCTGTCTTCCCTAGGATGAAAAACATGAGTGTTTAAAGCTGCTTGCAAGATGAGCCAGGGGTAGGACGAGCTCAGGAGCTCTGGAAGGCTTTTAACTTATTTCAGTATTGCTGTTGATGGTGTTCCTGGGCTGCTGTGGTTAGTGCTGGAGATGGCTTCTGTAATTTTGTGCAGTGAAAGACTGTGATCTGACAACCACCCGGTGCTTTTCCAAGCTGGGAGGAGCGGACGTGTGTGCCTGCCCGACCCAGATAGGTGCTTTTTTtggcacagggggaaaaaaaaagagcgaggCTTTAGCTTTGCTTGTGACCGAGTGGCAGAAGGTTGCATGCCTTGGAGAGCGGGTTAACCCCTTTCCAGCAGTCGAAGGACACGGGGCCAGCAGGGTCTGATGCTGCTGGATTTTCCAGCTGTGGAAGGCGTATTTAGCTGTGAGGACACAGTGATGGTGCAGGTTCTTGAAGatctttttcctccatttcccttGATTGGATCCCAGCTAGAGAAGCTTTGGGTTGTATGTTCGGGAAGGCTGGTCCCTGTGGCTGACAGCGCACTTCTTATTCCTACGCTGCCCTATTTTAACAGCCATTTGCTGCTCTGTTAaatggcagggcagggcagtaGGTCCTTTACCTATGAAGGTAAAGATGCTGAATTCTTGCAGTTTcaggagaaaaatttaaaagtgaaGTGAGAAGCCGACCTGCTAACAGTGTTCCTTTCCCATGACTGACATGGGAATTCATCTGTTGTGTATTAAGTGTAATTTTTGTCCCTAATTACCCGATTAAGAAAGGTATATTAGATTTAAGGATAGCAAGGAACCTCTCTGAGCACCTTGTAAAGAGTATTGTCTCCACCCAAACCTTGCAAGGGACTACGGCTGCCTGAGGTTCATTGAAAAaagttttattgcaaaattataCAACTGTCACTGTGTGGTAGAAGGACAGACAATAAAAGCCATCAGACGCCTGCATCCACATGATGCAAATAATTCACAATATCCCACAGTGTGTTCTTGCCTTGCCCACCCCTtttacccacccccccccaccatcctccATAACGTGCTACAGCGTGTGGGTTTCAGTGCGCCGATTCACCGGGTCCTGTCTCGCATACACACTGGGCGTTAGGCTTCCTGTGCATTTGGGTACATCCTTCTGGATGGCCTCCTACCTCCCGACGCAGTGGGGAAAAGCACCTGGAAACATGATCTGGGAAGAGGCTTAAGGAGAAGAATCCCCTGTTCCGGCTGGCTTGGATAGGAATTAGGGCAGACGAGCTTTTCTGCACTTGTGTAACCTTGCAAACCTGGAGAAGGCATGGCTGGGTCAAACTCGGGGGAGCAAGCTGCTGTGTTTGCTTCTAGGAAACGCCTAATAAAGAGACTTTAgtaataaataaatggaaatagtCCTGTGTACGGTCTGAGAAAATGCAGTATTGGGCTTCTACATAGCAACCCGACAGCAAGCACGTTGGCAGGGAAAACGAAGAAGAGCAACGCAATCGCTGTCCTTGCTGGTTCCAAGTAACTGGCGCTTAGATTGCAATGCACAGATTTCTCTCATTTCAATCATCTTATCGTTACTTGCTTTATGATGTCTCTCAGTGCGTAGCAAGGCTTACCTGACACACGCTTCAATGCTCATGGGATCCTACCagttttaaatagtattttaacCTGATGATATCCCTTAAAGAGAAGAAGACAGGAATAGCCTCCAAGTCTAGGCTGGAGCGGGCTGTGAATCTTGCTAATTATCGGACATAAATACGAGTAGAAGTATAAATACGTTTGTTTTTCAGCGTGCCCTTACCCAGGTCAGCCAACAGGGAGCTGAAGTATCACGGAGGAGAGGAGCTTCAGAGAGAGAGTCGTTAGGAAGTCAGGTAACGGCAGCTCTAAAGCTTtgtatttaaagaagaaagcGGAAGCGAGCCTGATCCACCTCCCCGTGAGAAGCTAGCAGAAGTCCCTTAGCCTGCCCTGGGAGCTGTTACCTACCAGCCCTCGTCATAACTGGGAGAACCTTCAGGGAGGTAACTGTCTCTTTGCCAGCCCTATGTGCTGATGCAGAAGCACCAAGAGAAGTGGACTTCCTCCGCTTGCCTGGTATGGGATGTTTAATTCCAGATGTTGTCCCAGGAGCCCCCTTGCTGATGCCCAGAGGGGTGGAGCCCAGCCATTTCTGTCATGCAAGTGCTGAAGGGCCCTCAGGATTATCTTTCTAGAAGCCCATCTGCTCTTTGGCCTCTCTGCTGACACCCCTAAGTCACTTCTCTGTGAAGCGTTGAGGAAAGCTGCGCTTGGCTTTGCAGCGAGGGTTCTAGCTCAGGAACTGATGACCTGCTGCGGCTGAAGCACCTAACAGTCATCCAAAGCAGGGTTAGGCAGGACAGAAGGGCACAACTCCATACGATCTCCGTCCTTGTGTGCTGTCACagtcctgctctgctcccagggctATAGAGAGGACTGCATCGCAGAATTGTCCCTTAGTGCTCCAATGatagaagagagaaggaaggaacaaCTGCCAAGTGACCACAGCAGCTCTGGTGTGGTGCGGCACAGCACAGCCAAGGGGGAGAAAAGCGGCAGAGCTCAACGTGCAGAAGCATTGGAGATGGAAAGGTGGAGGGCTTGTGCCTTCGCAGGGCTGATGGGCAGCAGCAAGGTACCGAGCAGGAGGCTAAACTCTAGAGCTAGGCATCAGCCTGAACATCTTGGCTGAGGATGCCAGCGGCTGAGACAGTGCATGCCAGTTCCCTTCCACTCCTGGTGACCCTCTCGCGCCAGGCTGCCCTTGTTCCTCTCTGGAGGTGGGTTTGTGCAATAAGTATTTTGGGGTGAGGTAAAGTGTATGCTGGTTTCTCATCAAAAATGCACCCTGGTCTGAATAGCACCCATAGTTCGAGAAGGATACAAAATAGTGTTTCCCCTTTTTTGAAGTCCCCCactaaaaaacacacaaaccaaagctctgggaaaaaaaaaaaaacaaaaccaacaaacgaAACCAAAACTAACTACAACTCATCACGCATCTTGTCCCCTTTGGGCCTCACGAGCCTGCCGATGAAGAGAATGGAGTTGGTTTTACTGTCCTTGATCATGAAGATGAAGGGGTGGTCAGCGTAGAAGAGCTTGGGGTTCCTCATCTCCTCTCGGCCGTAGATGTCAGCATCATAAGGGTTCCCTTCTGTGTCCCATTCAAGAGCAGCAGCGTGGAAGACATTGGACAGGTAAAGGTCTTTCTTGCCAGAGATCTTTGACAGGTCAGCCTTGGTTTTGTCGATGGCTTCTGTCAGGCCCAGATCAGCCAAGTGTTTCTAGGAGAAGAAAAGAGGTCAGCAACCCTCCCAGAGACGACACAGCACAATCCTTTCCAGCCATGGTCAGGCTAGCTGCTGGAAAAAGGATGGCGGGCATCGTCCCACTATCTTCTCTCCCACCCCAAAGAACTGTAAGGCccaactgttttctttaaagaccTCCTTTACCTGAAGGTCGTGGCTGACTTCCAGGACGACTTTAGGCAGCGAGATGGCCACTGATCTCTTCTTCATCTTGCCAGCCCAGGTCTTTAGCTGCTCCCTGTTCAGCAGTTTCTCAACCCTCTCCAGAGGCTCCACGTGGTTTGGCATGATAAAGATCATGCTGGAGAGCTTGTGAGCAAGTGGCATCTCTACCACCTGGAGCTTCTCTGTCTCATCATCATAGTAATTGTAGAGACCTTGAAATCGGAAGCGGGAAATGGTGAGATGTGGAGCAGAGGCAAATCTACCCACAACTTTGTTGTCAATTCACCCTGGACTTTCCCTGACCAGCCAGGGAAGCGAGTCTGAACACTCTTTTGGGACCTGGCCCAGCGTTACTGGAGTTGGCAACAACTCAAAACTGCGGCTCTCATTTGCGTGATGAGTTAGGATTTATTCCTAACAGCTAAGTACCATCGAGTAGAGGTGGATCCTCTCTGCTCACACGGAGACAGAATCAGCAGAACAAGCACACCCTGCTTTGTTCTCGCTCGCTTTCTGCCCGTGAGGCAAAACAATCTTGGAAGCAGTTGGTGGAAAACCGGGTTAACGGAGCATCAGTGAGTGTAACTCCAGCTGGTCTTGACGTGGGGCAGGAGGTTTGCAACTTACCCGTGCGATGCATCATAGGAACTCCCACAGTGTAGGAACGGGTCACCATGAAGCCACGGTTGTCCACCATCTTATGATGGAACTTCTCATCCCAGTGAGCTACAGAAGAGAGAAAGCTTGTAAGAGAAGGGCATGGGTGATCATTTCATACACGGTTCCTAACTACTCGCTCTAAAAAAGAACACGCCTCCAGCGCACTCAGTGTTCGCCTTCCCATTTGGGCTGCCAAAACCTAGCTCAGACTAGGTTTTGGGTGGCTTGTATCAAGAATTGAAGGTAGAACTTACGCTTGAAGAACATGGCATTGACGATGAGGGCCCCATCAGTTTTCTCAACGTCTTTTGTGACCTCTGGGAGTTTCCCATCCGTGGTCTGGGCCGCCCACTCATTAATGGATTTCAGGGCGCTCCTCTTGTCTCGGAAGTTGATCTTGGAGTGCTCGTAGTTGTAGTGTTTCTTGCTGTTCTTCACAAAGTCGTCGGCAAAGTTGATGGAGGCAGGGCCATACAAGCGGTTGCCGATCTTCCAGGTGACGTTGCGGGCTGTGCTGTTGCTGACCTCGTTCAGGAGCTCGGACAACCCGCTGTGCACGTAGTCATCATTCAGTTTGTCCGCGCTGAGCACTGCCTTGGCTTGGGAGGCAGTTGTGGCCTTGCCCCCGAGCGACACGAGGCCGAGGGAAGAGGCCACGACCACGGGGGACAGCAGGATGTTCTCCATGTTCTTGTCTTTCGCCATGGCATGGTAGAGGTTGAAGGCCAGCGTCGTGCTGCGGTCAGCCAACGTCGTTGCCTTGTCGCTCAGCTTCCTGTCCTCCGAGGGCACGGCTGCAGCGAGGCCGCAGAAGGCAAGCACCAGACTAATCCACATGGTTTCGGCAGCACCAGCCACCTCTGAGGACCTGCTGGGCAAGAAGAGCTCACCATGAGTCAAGCCCATCCTGGAGAATTCAGAGACCCCAGGGGTTCTTCCAGTGAAACCCACTTCTAGGCTCCAGTGATAGAGCATCAACGCTTCGCTTGGGGTACAACAATGCCAAGTCCACACTGGGCAACAATTAATCTTCAAGAGACCAGGCTGCACTCTGGCATGCAGAGCCtgtgcattttaaatgaaaacttcctttttcagCGATTTTACTATATATGTTCATCTACAGCAAATGATTTAAGGAGGGGCCAGGGAACAGAAAGCAACACATATTCTTGTCCCCAGAGTAGCAGGTCAGACCTCTGCCCTAGTCAGGAAAAGCTTCAAAGCGGGATGTTTCTGCTGCCCAAGGGCCATGTAGCACAGTGCTGCCCATCCATCCAGGGCCATTGTACCACAGGGACAGTCCTCTCTGGGGACCCCAGCTCTGTTCCCAAACACTCAGCTTTCTAGACGCTAGATGGAGCACATGAGCTTCCACCAACCTAAGTCAGAGGAGGCCTCTTGAGAAGATCCAACGCTGTCTGGTGAGctcttatattttgcctgtacaGCCCCACCAGGGAGGTACCGGGGCAGAGGAAGGTGGTGGACCCATCCTTTCCTCCAGCAAAGCCCCTTCCCAATATGTTCATGCGTTAGGTAGATGCATCTCATCACAACGTGGGTGCAACCATCCCCAGTGAGGGCTCTGAGCTACTACCCTCGATAAATCTGCAGACTGACCAGTCCTAAACGCCGTACCTGAAAGCTTTTTGGAGCTCACCCCGTATTGCCTTGGAGGCCGTAACCTGTCCCTAGACTTTCCATCTCTCCTGACTTCGTGCTGCTCACAGCAAACCTTCCTTGATGGCAGATCCCCAGGGCTTAAATTTCACCTTCACACCTAAAGCTTTTCCTTGACAGGCTGCATCGTGCCCAAGGCTATGGCGGAGCTGCGTTCCTTggtcctctcctcccacccaacCTCGGAGGTCGCTCCTTGTGTGCGGAAACAAGAAAGGGCTGCGATGGGGCAGCGTCAGGGTTAAAGCGAACAGAGCAGGAAGCGAAGGGCCCGCCGGGATTACATATGGAAGGAAACACGCACATAGCCCGAAGGGAAGAGACTGCGCAGTTGCACCGGGGACCCTTTGCCAGAGTGGGAATTACGTAGCCTCGAAGAGGGAGGCAATTTGTATCCTAAAATCCTTTCGGGAGCAAGCCTTCCGTTGGAAGGAAGAGCCATCCCCGGCTACCTAAGAGCAAAAACTTGTGCAACAGGCTCAAAACTGCCcttgacacatttttttttaaggtgcagACAGCATTAAaatctgagggttttttcttttttattcttcccttttatttctaAAGATACCTTGAAACTCTTTCATAGTGAGGTCAACGCTTgcctttttcattctgaaagaaaacagatacaAGGAGTAGTTCTCTCGCGAGCAATGGGCGGCCTGTGCCGCTTACATCCTCAGCCTAAAAAAGGTTTATTACTTCAGAGACTGGCGAGAAATTTGGCTGGGCTGCGATGGGTGACGCATCCCGCGGCGGCGAGACAGAGAAATTTTGCCCATCCTTGGATTACAGCTGAGAATTCATAACCCGGGGTGAAAACAGAGGGAATTTAGGGGAACACGCAGCCAGTAGCATCCTCTCCTGTGTTCCTACAGCCCGGCCCTGCAAGGGGACGCCCTGTGCCAACGTGGCATCCCACAGACCTCCTCGGGGGTGTCGGGGACCCGCTCTCCCGGCAGGATTTGGAGATGCCATCGCCCGCGAGAGCCAGCCAGAGGCACGCACCCCCTCCAAAGCACGCAGCCCTTCGAGGACTGTATTTCTCCCGTTGACCAAGACAAAGCCCCAGGATGAAGGAATGCAAGCAAAAGGCCATTTCCGTGTCACCGGAGGGACGTGACACTTTGTtaaggcaggagaaggagagggtTAGTCAGTTTGGTGGCGGGGAGGCTGTAGGGAGAGCTCTCCCTCCCGCgctgggctggtggccagggtCCCGGAGGCTCCCAGGCTGGGCGGGAGCAGGGGCTGGAGTTTTTCTccagccagggctgctccagGACCACTTGGACCAAGTCGGTGCTTCCCTTATCATccccctcttctctttcttcaccCCCTGAAAGCTTCTCCCGGGTGCCAAAACCAGGGTGGCAGCTTCACTGCCAACTGGAGGTgagggggtgcgtgtgtgtgtgtgtgtggggcgaAATCTTCTAatgtcttttcttcaaaaaaaacagAGCTGTGGGGCAGTCTGGACCCTAC
Above is a window of Larus michahellis chromosome 1, bLarMic1.1, whole genome shotgun sequence DNA encoding:
- the SERPINH1 gene encoding serpin H1, translating into MWISLVLAFCGLAAAVPSEDRKLSDKATTLADRSTTLAFNLYHAMAKDKNMENILLSPVVVASSLGLVSLGGKATTASQAKAVLSADKLNDDYVHSGLSELLNEVSNSTARNVTWKIGNRLYGPASINFADDFVKNSKKHYNYEHSKINFRDKRSALKSINEWAAQTTDGKLPEVTKDVEKTDGALIVNAMFFKPHWDEKFHHKMVDNRGFMVTRSYTVGVPMMHRTGLYNYYDDETEKLQVVEMPLAHKLSSMIFIMPNHVEPLERVEKLLNREQLKTWAGKMKKRSVAISLPKVVLEVSHDLQKHLADLGLTEAIDKTKADLSKISGKKDLYLSNVFHAAALEWDTEGNPYDADIYGREEMRNPKLFYADHPFIFMIKDSKTNSILFIGRLVRPKGDKMRDEL